From a single Myotis daubentonii chromosome 5, mMyoDau2.1, whole genome shotgun sequence genomic region:
- the ZNRF4 gene encoding E3 ubiquitin-protein ligase ZNRF4, with amino-acid sequence MGRQRRALALRAVKTSLVLLALLVPSQAVVRAVLDGNASTVDFADLPAMFGAPLAPEGVRGYLMEAKPANACHPIERPQPVGNGSLGAIVLIRRYDCTFDLKVLHAQRAGFKAAIVHNVFSDDLVRMAHVYEDLRHQISIPAVFVSEAASQDLRVIVCCDRSAQVLLLPNYPPCPDLDCHPVLAISWVLGRTLALLMSTFFILRHLWNWLWSRWAYGPAAATEPACRRAQVRTFTRLNDVCAICLDEYQEGEQLKILPCSHTYHCKCIDPWLSQAAQRSCPVCKQSVASTEDSSDSTIDSFCDEEPALLGHHAPICAIQARLRARRLALLARASPHRSCSPASVGGAEAAEPSERPPDPL; translated from the coding sequence ATGGGGCGGCAGCGGCGGGCCCTGGCCCTGAGGGCGGTCAAGACCTCCCTGGTCCTCTTGGCGCTGCTGGTGCCCTCGCAGGCGGTGGTGCGGGCCGTGCTGGATGGCAACGCGAGCACAGTGGACTTCGCGGACTTGCCGGCCATGTTCGGGGCACCCCTGGCCCCCGAGGGTGTGCGGGGCTACCTGATGGAGGCCAAGCCGGCTAACGCGTGCCACCCCATCGAGCGCCCGCAGCCGGTGGGCAACGGCTCCCTGGGCGCCATCGTGCTCATTCGGCGCTACGATTGCACATTTGACCTGAAGGTGCTGCACGCCCAGCGGGCCGGCTTCAAGGCCGCCATTGTGCACAACGTCTTCTCCGACGACCTGGTGCGCATGGCCCACGTCTACGAGGACCTGCGGCACCAGATCTCCATCCCCGCGGTGTTCGTGAGCGAGGCCGCCTCGCAGGACTTGCGGGTCATCGTGTGCTGCGACAGGTCCGCCCAGGTCCTCTTGCTGCCCAACTACCCGCCGTGCCCGGACCTGGACTGCCATCCCGTGCTGGCCATCTCCTGGGTCCTGGGCCGCACCCTGGCCCTGCTAATGTCCACCTTCTTCATCCTCCGACACCTGTGGAACTGGCTGTGGTCCAGGTGGGCCTACGGGCCCGCCGCGGCCACGGAGCCGGCCTGCCGGAGGGCCCAGGTCCGGACCTTCACGCGGCTCAACGACGTGTGCGCCATCTGCCTGGACGAGTACCAGGAGGGCGAGCAGCTCAAGAtcctgccctgctcccacacCTACCACTGCAAGTGCATCGACCCCTGGCTCTCCCAGGCCGCCCAGCGCTCCTGCCCCGTGTGCAAGCAGTCGGTGGCCAGCACGGAGGACAGCTCCGACTCCACCATCGACAGCTTCTGCGACGAGGAGCCCGCCCTGCTGGGCCACCATGCCCCCATCTGCGCCATCCAGGCCCGGCTGCGCGCCCGGAGGCTGGCGCTGCTGGCCCGAGCCAGCCCACACCGCTCCTGCAGCCCCGCCTCCGTGGGGGGGGCCGAGGCGGCGGAGCCCTCCGAGCGGCCCCCAGACCCACTCTGA